CTCCGCATCCGGCGTACCGCGAGCCGGGGTATTGCGCGGCCGGAGCGTTCAGTTCGTGGCCTTGCCGCCGATGGCGTGGCTGTTCGGCGATTCGCCGCGCGCCTGGTAGTCGCGCCAACGCTGGCGCGCGGCCGGGCGGTCCTCGCCGTCCGCGGACACGATCTCCAGTATGCGCGGGAATGCGTCGTAATGGGGCGGGCAATGATCGTCCAGGTTGAGCAACCAGGGCGCGGGGCGGTCGGCCGTGGCGGGCGGGACCGCCGCGGCCGGGTCGGACGCCGTCAGGACGACGGGCGTTTCGGCCGCCAGAGGGTCGGTCGCCAGGACGTGCGGCACGAAGGAAATGTCGTCGAAGGCCCACAGCATGCGGTCGAAGGCATTCAGCCGCACGGGATCGGCGCAGTACACCACCAGCGGCTGGCCTGCCAGGTATTGCTTGCGCGCCACCTGGCAGGCGGTGCGCAGCCTGTCCGGCGCGCCGAAGGCGAAGTCGATGCGAGCCATGGCCGTTGCGGTTCCCGTGATGCGCGTCCGGGCTTCAGAGCTGGTTCAGCAGGTATTGCATCAGCAGCGGGACCGGGCGTGCCGTCGAGCCCTTTTCCTTGCCGCCGCGCCAGGCCGTGCCGGCGATATCCAGGTGGGCCCACGGATACGCCTTGGCAAAGCGGGACAGGAAGCAGGCCGCCGTCACGGCGCCCGCCGGCGGGCCGCCGATATTGGCCATGTCGGCGAAATTGGACTTCAGTTGTTCCTGGTAGGCATCGTCCAGGGGCATGCGCCAGGCCGTGTCCAGGGATTCCCGTCCGGCGCGCAGCAGGGCGTCCGCCAAGGCATCGTTCTTGGAGAACAGGCCGCTGTTGACGTTGCCCAGCGCCACCACGCAGGCGCCCGTCAGCGTGGCGATGTCGATGACCGCCGACGGCTTGAAGCGTTCCGCGTAGGTCAGCGCGTCGCACAGGATCAGGCGGCCTTCGGCGTCGGTATTGAGGATTTCGATGGTCTGGCCCGACATGCTGGTGACCACGTCGCCGGGCTTGTTGGCCTTGCCGCTGGGCATGTTCTCGCAGGTCGGGATCAGGCCCACGACGTCCAGCGGCAGTTGCAGTTCGGCCAACGCGCGGAAGGCACCCAGCACGCTGGCGGCGCCGCACATGTCGAACTTCATTTCATCCATGGTGGCGGCGGGCTTGATGGAAATGCCGCCCGAATCGAAGGTGATGCCCTTGCCAACCAGCACGATGGGGCCGGCTCCGTCCTTGGTCGTCTTGCGGGCGGGCTTGCCCGCATGCCGCAGGACGATGAAGCGCGGCGGTTCGTCCGATCCCCGCGCCACGGATAGGAAGGCTCCCATGCCCAGGGCTTCGATCTGCTTGCGGTCCATGACCTGGACCTTCACCGTTTTGTACGCGCGTTCCAGCTTGCGGGCGGTCTCGCCCAGGTAGGTCGGCGTGCACAGGTTGCCCGGCAGGTTGCCCAGGGTGCGCGCGAGTTCCATGCCGTTGGCGATGGCGCCGCCTTCACGCAGGCCGGCCTGTACGTGGGTGGCATCGCTGCGTTCGATGCAGTGGACGATTTTGCGCAGCTTGGGACGGGTCTCGCGGTCGGGCTTGCCGAAACTTTCGTCGTAGTGATAAGTGGCGTTGCCGGCGGCGATGGCCGCCTGGCGCGCGCGGGCGCGTATCGGGGTGCCCTCGATCGGGACGGAGACAAGCGTGGAGGCGCCTTCGGTCAACTGGGCACTGACGCAATAGGCGGCGAACGCCTGTTCCGCGGCGGCATGCGCCCGGGCGGAGTATTCCTCCTGCTTGCCCAGGCCCACCAGCACGACACGCTGCGCCGACACGCCGGGCAGCGAGCGCAGCAGCAGCGTGGTGCCCTGGCGGGCGCGGAACTCGGATTTCACTACTGTACGCAGCGCACCGTTGCTGGCGCGATCAATCAGGTCGGCCGCGGCAGTCAGGACGCCTTCGGCGAAGACACCCACTGCCAGCGCGGCGGTCTTGACCTGGTGCAGGGAGGCGGTGCTGTGTGTGCTAAATTCCAATGACATTGAAGGCGTTCCCGTATGCGTCGATAATTGGCGATTATCTCGCATATTCTCCCATGTCTCTATTCAAACGATCGGTTGTCAGCGAGATCACCAGCCACGCTGGCGTTGTCTTCTCTACGCTCGTGGTGGTCTGGCTCAGCGTGCTGCTGGTGCGCCTGCTGGGCGAAGCCGCGGGCGGTACCATCGGTCCGGACGTTGTGTTCGGCCTGGCGGCGTTTTCCACCATCACCGCGCTGCCCACCATTCTTTCCGTGGCGCTGTTCATCGCCGTGCTGACCACGGTCACGCGCAATTACCGCGAATCGGAAATGGTCGTCTGGTTCGCCAGCGGCCTGTCGCTGGCCGATTGGCTGCGCCCCGTCATGCGCGTGGCGGTGCCGGTGGGCGTGATGGTGGCGGTCCTGACACTGGTGGCGTCGCCCTGGGCTTATCGGCAGATCGGCGAATACCGCCAGCGGTTCGAGCAGCGCTCGGACCTGTCCAAGGTAACGGCGGGGCAGTTCGGCGAATCCCAGGATGGCGCACGGGTTTTCTTCGCCGAAGAACCCACCAAAAAGGGCGACGAACTGGGCCACGTCTTCGTGCGCGCGATCGATCCGGAGTGGCTCAGCGTACTGACCGCGGCCAGCGCACGCACGGAAACGATGCCCAACGGCGATCGTTTCCTGGTCCTGAGCGCGGGACATCGGTATGACCTCAAGCCGGGTTCGGCGGAATTCCGCATGGTCAATTTCGGTCAGTACGGCGTGCGGCTGGAAAGCAAGTCCACCGCCGATCCCGCCGCCGAGGCCCGCGCTGCCGCCGAACGCTCCAGCAAAGCGCGCAGTACCTTTCAACTGATCGAGGACAATACCCTCAATGCCTGGTCGCAGGTGATGTGGCGTATTTCCATGCCCGTGGCGGCGCTGGTCCTGGCCATCATGGCGATACCGCTGGGCGCCGTGAATCCGCGGCTGGGGCGCTCCGGCGACCTGCTGATCGCGGGGCTCGTGGCCTTGCTTTACATGAACCTGATCAATCTGTTCCGCGCCTGGATCGCCGATGGCCGCATACCCTTCGGTCTGGGCTGGTGGCCGGTGCACGCCGGGCTCATGGCCTTCGCGATGTATCTGTTCATGCGACGGTTGCGGGTCAAGGCTCCGAAGGACAGGGGCGACCGCAAGCCGCCATCGGCGGGAGCCGCGACAGCCTAGGCGGGCGCGTCGGGCGCTTGCCCGGCACCGTCTCGCCCGGGCGCGGCAGCCCGGTCCCTTCCCATCCCGAATTCCCTGTTGCGTTACACCCTGTACGTTGGCTTCCGCGCCCGCGTCCAGGGTGTTTTTCATGGCGGGGGTTTCCTCTACACTGGCTGCATAAGGCCAGGGCCCGCCGCAACCATGACGGGCTACCGGACGACGATTCCCACAAGGAACCAGGAGGAGACCATGAAGGAAATCCCGCGCATACCGTTGCTGATCGGCGGCGAACGCATCCAATCCCGCGCCGGCCAATGGCGTGACGTTATCAATCCCGCCACGCAGGAAGTCGTGGCGCAAGTGCCTTATGCCACCCCGGAAGAACTGGACCGGGCGGTGGCGAATGCCAAGGAAGCCTTCAAGACCTGGCGCAACAGCGGCCAGGGCGCGCGCATGCGTGTCATGCTGAAGCTGCAGCAGTTGATGCGCGAAAACACCGGCAAGCTCGCCGAACTGATCACCCGGGAACACGGCAAGACCCTGCCGGATGCAGAGGGAGAGGTCGGACGGGGGCTGGAGGTCGTCGAACATGCCTGCGCCATCGCCAGCCTGCAACTGGGCGAGTACGCGGAGAACGCGGCGTCCGGCATCGATGTCTATACGCTGATCCAGCCGCTGGGCGTATGCGCGGGCATCACGGCCTTCAATTTCCCGGTCATGCTGCCTTGCTTCATGTTCCCCATCGCGGTGGCCTGCGGCAATACCTTCGTGCTGAAGCCCTCCGAGCAGGACCCTTCATCGTCCCTGTTCCTGGCCGAACTGGCGCTCGAGGCGGGCCTGCCGCCCGGCGTGCTGAATGTCGTCCATGGCGGCGCGGACACCGCCATCGCGTTGTGCGAGCACCCCGATATCAAGGCGGTTTCCTTTATCGGTTCGACCCGCGTGGGCACGGAAATCTATCGCCGCGCTTCCGATGCCGGCAAGCGATGCCAGGCCATGATGGGCGCCAAGAACCACTGCGTGATCCTGCCGGACGCCGACCCTGAAGTCGCCTTGAACCAGCTGCTGGGCGCGGCCTTCGGGGCCGCCGGCCAGCGCTGCATGGCGGCCTCGGTGGCGGTCTTCGTGGGGGCCTCGCGCGATTGGCTGCCGGAATTCGTCGCCCGCGCCAGGCAACTCAAGGTCAATGCTGGCACGGACCGCAACGCCGACCTGGGGCCGCTGGTGTCGCAGGCCGCCAAGGCGCGCGTGGAAAGCCTGATCCAGCACGGCGTGGACGAGGGTGCCGAACTCCTGCTGGATGGCCGCGGCATCCGGGTTGCCGGATTCGAACAGGGCAATTTCGTCGGTCCCACCGTATTTGGCGGCGTGCGCGGCGGCATGAAGGTCTATACCGAAGAAATCTTCGGACCCGTCCTGTGCGTGGTGGGCGTCGAGACGCTGGAAGAGGCCGTCGAATTCATCAACGCCAATCCCAATGGCAACGGCGTGGCCCTGTTCACGCAGGATGGCGGCGCGGCGCGCTATTTCCAGAACAACATCGACGTCGGGCAGGTGGGCATCAATATCCCCATCCCCGTGCCGGTGGCCTGGTTCAGCTTTACGGGATCGCGCGGCTCCAAGCTGGGTGACCTGGGGCCGAACGGCAAGCAGGCGGTGCAGTTCTGGACTCAAACCAAGACCGTCACCGCGCGCTGGGCCGCCCATGGACGCACGGTCAATACGACCATCACGATGCGTTGACGCGCGCGGCAGCCGTGCCCGAGGGCTGGCCGCCGCCGGCGACCAGCCCGATCAGCAGCACGATGACCAGCATGGCGGCCGCGTCCAGGAACAGCAGGCGGTGGTTGCCCCCCGTTGCGTTGAACTGCGCGGAAAAGCCATAGGCGGCGATGGCCAGGCTGATGGCCGATGTGACGCTGGCCCGGGACCAGGCGATGTTCTGTCGCGTCGCATTGTGCTCGACCACTTCGTGCACCCGGGCCAGGGCAAGGGGAACCATGCCCGGCGCGAAAGTCCCGGTGATGACGGTCAGAAGACCCAGCACCAGCAGATTGCTGCTGGCGTAAAGCCCCAGGAATACGACAGCCATCACGACCGAGACGATGCTGACCGTCGACTTCGCTCCCAGGCGGTCGGCCAGGTAGCCATACAGCGGCGGACCCGCGATCGCGCCCACGCCATAGATCGCCCAGAACACCGATCCCAGGTGCGTGCCGCGTCCAAGACCGCGGGCGATGAAATCGACCAGGAAGATCATCGTCGGCACGGCGGCGCCGGCCATCAGCCCGTATTGAAGATAGAGCCATCCCACATCCCGCCCGAAGCGCGCGGGTCGCGTGGAATGGGGCGCCGATGGTGACGGGGCGGAAGCAAGCTTGCTGGACGGCCAGGCGAACCAGCTGACCGCCGTCAAAAGGGCGGAAATCACGCCCAGGCCGATCCAGGTTTGCGCCAGGCCCAACTCCAGCAACAGCGGAATGACGGTGCCGGACCCCGCGATGCCCAGCCCTAGTCCCAGGAAGATGGCGCCTCCCGCGGCGCCCTTGCGGGCCGGCGGGACATGGGGAAATATCGTCCCCGCGACTAGCACCATGACGACGCCGCCGGCAATGCCCGACGCGAAGCGCCAGCCGAAGTACCACCAGAACGACAAGGGCAGCGCACAGGCGAAGAATGCGGCGGAAATCAACAGCATCATCAGCCGCAATACGTGTTCGTTGGCCAGGCGCGAGGCCAGGGGCCGGCCCATCAGCGCGCCGACGACATAGCCGGCCAGGTTGGCGGAACCAAGATAGACCACCACGGAGGGCGCGAACCACTGCGCGTGTATCAGTTCCGGTATCAGCGGCGTGAAGGCGAAGCGGGCGAGCCCGATGCTGTCCAGGCTGGCACACAGGCCGGCGAATATGTATCGCCAGACGAGCATCCGGTCGATGGCTCGGGGCGATAAGCGGGAGGCGGAAGAGGAGCTCGGCATTTTGATCAGCGTTGTGAAGGGCGCGGTTGGCCGCGGCCGGCGGGTCGGTTGTTTGACATTAGTGTCAAGTTTGACAATCTAGTCAAGATTGACGCTTGTGTCAAGAATGTGCTCCAATCTTTGTAAAGGGCGCGGCGGCCATTACCTGGACCGCGACGCAACCGACCGGAGTACAAGATGGCTGGAGTCCGCCAATTCGATGAGCGCGAGGCCCTGGACAAGGCCTTGGCCCTGTTCTGGAAGCAGGGCTATTCCAATACGACGATGCAGGAGCTGGCCGCCGCGACGGGCGTGCAGCGCGGATCCCTGTACAACGCTTATGGCGACAAGGAGACCTTGTTCCTGCGTGTGTTCGACGTCTACAGGGAGAGCTATGTCGAGCAGATGCGCAAAGCCCTGGACCATGCCGATCCCCGGGAAGCCTTGCGGCAATTCTTCGCGTTCGCGATAAGCATGATGACGACCGGCACGCCGTCGCGCGGCTGCCTGAGCACCAAGACGGCGGTCGGTACGGAAGAACTCGACGAGCCCATGCGCGCCGTCATCCGGGGCCTGCTCGATGAAATCGAAGCGGCGCTTTACGACCGGTTGACCCGCGCGGACGCGCAAGGGCGTCTGACTATGGACGCGCGGGACGCCGCCCGCATGATCGTGACCATGACGCGGGGTCTGGTGGTGATCGAGCGCGTCTACCAGGACGTTAAGCGCATGCGCAGGATGGCGGATCTGCTGATCGGCCAATTGTTGAAACCGGAATGAAGCGAAGCCTGCGCGGTATCGCAGCGCTCCGTGGCCGCGACAGGGCCATGAGACATAGACCATCAGGAGACATCAAATGGCGGTACGGCGTATCGTGACCAACATCGCTGCCCCTTCGATCGAACAGGTCAAACGCTTCTACCAAGCCCTGTTCGATCTGGATGTCATCATGGACCACGGCTGGCTGGTGACACTGTCGTCGGGCGAGTCTGCTCTTACCCAGGTAAGTATCGCGACGGAGGGCGGCTCCGGAACGCCGGTACCCGATCTTTCCATCGAAGTCGACGATGTCGACGAGGTGTATCGCCGTGCCAAGGCGCTCGGGCTCGATATGGTCTACGAGCTGACGGATGAACCTTGGGGCGTGCGGCGCTTCTTCGTCCGCGATCCGGTGGGTAAGCTGGTGAACATCCTGGCGCACGGCAGAATGTGATAAAGCGCTTCGTCAGCCCGATTCATCGACAATCTCGTGCTGCAGGTTAGGGCAGAAGCCATTATCAGAGGCCTCGTGACGAATCCCGCGCACGCTATCCGTACAGAGCCGTTCCGCCATCGGCTGATCATTGTCGAAGGCATCATGGGGTCGGGCAAGTCAACGACCATGCGCTTCATAGCCAAGGCTCTTGAAGAGTCGGGGCGGTTGGCGTTGCCCATACATGAAAGGACAGAGCCGCACCCAGTCCGCGCAACCGATGATCTCGAGCATTGGTTTGAGCCATGGCGGGATGCGACGCCGCGGCAGCTTGCGTCCAGCGCACTGGCCAGGTGGGCCGCATTCGTCGAAAAGGCTCGGAATGATTCGACTATTCCCGTATTGGACGGCCAGCTATTTCATGGGGACCTGACCCATCTCCTGCTGATGGATGCGGATGCTGCTCTGATTGCGGACTACGTGCGGGCCTTGGCTGCGACCGTTGCGCCGCTCAGCCCGTTCGTGCTGTATCTCTGGCAAGAGGACGTCGAAAAAGCAATCCGGACGGTCTGTACGGAGCGTGGCCCCGAATGGGTGAACTATCAGGTGAATTGGAAGCTTGCCGGTCCGTACTGTGTTCGCCAAGGCTACCGAGGGCTGGCGGGTTTGATCTCCTTGTATCGCGACTACCGGGACCTGACGGACCGTCTCTTTGAAGAGATACCCCTTGCGAAAATGGCAATCGAGAATTCCCGGAGAGAGTGGGCGGCCTATCAGCGGCAGATTATGACGGCGTTGGGACTGTAGGTGCAAAGCAATGCCGAAGGACCCACGGCCAACGACTGGGGGTGTCAATGAGACGGATCCTTGCCATAGGTGGTGGCGGCTTCATGATGGAAGACGCCTTATCTCCAATCGATGAGTATCTGGTTCAGCTCACGGGGAAAGCGCGGCCACGGATCTGTTATCTCGCAACGGCTGGCGGAGATCTTCCTGCGCATCTCGAAAAATTTCACGCCGTCTACGGCAATTTGGGCTGTGAAACGTCGCACCTGGCGTTCTTCCGGCGACCGGATTCGCGGGCTATTCCAGTTGCGAGCTTGCGCGAAGCGCTTCTGGAACAGAACGCCATATTTGTCGGCGGTGGCAACACCAAGTCTGCGCTTGCCGTCTGGCGCGAATGGGGCCTCGATACGGTGTTGCGGGAGGCTTGGGAGAGCAATGTCGTTCTTGCGGGCATGAGCGCCGGCGCAATGTGCTGGTTCGAGGCCGGCCTGACCGATTCGTTCCGTGACGGCTCTTATCGTCCACTGGACTGCTTGGGACTCTTGCCTGGTGGCTGCGCGACTCATTACAGCAGTGATGGAAAGAAGCGTCAGGATCTACATGCCGTACAACGGGCGGGAACGATGCCGCCATCCATTGCCATCGATGATTTTGCTGCCGCGGTCTACGCCGGCATTGCATTGGAAAGCGTGCTTGCTTGGCGAACTGGCTCTACCGCTTATCAGGTTCGTTGCGAAGGCGAGGCGGTGACCGAAATGGCGTTGCCGGTCAAGCAAATCGGTCGATAGATTGAAGGGTCTGCCGCAGCTTTGGCGGCGACGAATCGAAGTTCATTCACGGTCGGTATCGATCGCCGGAATGATAGGCACGTAAGGTATGTCACACCTGAGCGCTACGGTCTTTCCACCGATGGGCAGAAGCATAGACCGTAAAGTAATTTAGAAATATCTCTTTATTACTTATAATTGGATTCCCTCCTAGGAATCCGCTTCATGAACCTGCAACAGTTCCGTTTCGTCCGCGAGACCATCCGCCGGGATTTCAATCTGACGGAAGCGGCGCGCATGCTGTACACCTCCCAGCCTGGCGTCTCCAAGGCCATCATCGAGTTCGAGGATGAACTGGGCGTCAAGATCTTCGAGCGACACGGCAAGCGCATCAAAGGATTGACCAAGCCGGGGTTGGCCGTTTCCCAGGTGATCGACCGCATCATGCGGGAAGTCGACAACCTGAAGAAAGTCAGCGACGAGTTCGCGCGCCGGGACGAGGGGGGATTGGTCATCGCCTGCACGCATACCCAGGCGCGGTACCTCTTGCCGCGCGTCATCCCGGCATTCCGCCGGCAGTTTCCCAAGGTGCACCTGTCGCTGGCGGAGGGCAGTCCGGGGCAATTGGCCGAGATGGTGCTGCATGAACAGGCCGACCTGGCCATCGCCACCGAATCGCTGGCGCTGACGCCGGGTTTGGCCACGCTGCCTTGCTATACCTGGGAACACACCGTGGTGGTGCGGCCCGACCATCCACTGGCCGAGCTGACTTCCAGTGAGGCGAAGCGCCTGACGCTGGCGCAGCTGGCAGCCTATCCGCTGGTCACCTACGACCGTGCCTTCACCGGCCGTACGACCATCGACGAGGTCTTCGCGGCGCAGGGCGTGCATCCGGATATCGTGCTGGAAGCCATCGACGCGGACGTGATCAAGACCTATGTCGACGTGGGGCTGGGCATCGGCATCATCGCGGGCGTGGCTTACGATCCGCGGCGCGACAGCAACCTGGTGGGATTGCCCGTGGGGCATCTGTTCGGCACGCATACGACCCGGATAGGGATCAAGGCCGGCGTATTCCTGCGCGATTACGTCTACACCTTTATCGAGATGCTGACGCCGGCGCTGACCCGCCAGGCAGTCCTGGACGCACTTCAAGGCGTGAAGGAATAAAAAGCCGCCGGTTCGGCGCCAGCATCGATGACCCCACCGCACGCGGGGCGGGAAGCGCATTCCGCCCAGGGGGGCTATATGCCTGCGCCCTCTCATAGCGAAATTAAATGAGAATTCATCTCATTTACTTGCCCAGACAAACAAGAATCATTATCATTGGTTCACGATCAACGACGCAACGAGGTCTGTCATGTCGACGGCACTTAGCGCAGTGGTGGTGGGCGCGGACCGGCTGGGCAATATCCCGGATCTGCTGAAAGGGCACAATATCGCGATCACGCATCACATCAGCGGACGCGATCCCTCCCATCAGAAACGCGGGCTGCAGCTGCCTTCGGGCACGCAACTGGTGATTCTGCTGACCGATTTCCTCGGTCATAACGTTATGAAGACGTTTCGGCAGTCGGCCCAGCGTTCGGGTATCCGTGTCGTCGCCTGCCGGCGCTCGGTATGCAGCATGCAGCAGGCGCTGACGCAGTGCGGGCTGTGTGCCCGGGCGGCCGGGTAGGGCTCGGGTCAGGCAGTAAGGAAAAAGGCCGGTCGCTGCAATAGCGACCGGCCTTTTTTCTTGGGCCGGGAATATCCCGCCACCCGTAATGGGTCGGGCAGGGGATCAGTTCTGGGCGCGCGCCGAGGCCACCAGCGTGGTATCGATGCGCCGGGCGCCGTTGTAACGCTTGTTCCAGTAGGCCATGTCCATGCGTTCGATGCGGACGACGCCGCCGCGGCTGGGCGAGTGCACGAAGCGGTCTTCGCCCACATAGATGCCCACATGCGAATAGCGGCGGCCCATGGTGTTGAAGAACACCAGATCGCCCACTTGCAGGTCGTTGCGCGCCACCGGCACGCCTACCCGGTACATTTCCGCGGCGGTGCGCGGCAGCTTCAAGCCGAGGGATTGTTCGGCGACGTAGTTGACCAGGCCGCTGCAATCGAACCCCGTGCTGGGCGACTCGCCACCGGTACGATAGCGAATACCCAGATAGTTCAGTGCTTCGCCTGCCAGTACAGTATTGTCGGTCGTGCCGCCGGCACCGGGATAGCTGGCCGCGGTACGGCCGGAGCGGCGCATCTTCTGCGCCAGCAGCATGCCGATGGGATCGTCGCTGTCGGCGGTGGTCCAGGCGGCGTCGTAGGCGTCCTGCTCGAAGCCGCTATAGGCGGTATCGCGGCTGGTCGCGGTGTTGGCGCAGCCCGCCAGAACGGCCATGCCGGCCATGATGGCGGCAAGGCGCAGGACGCGGGCCTGATGGGTTAGGAATCGATAAAAAGATAGTGTGCGGTAGTCGTATCGTTGCATTGTTCGCTTGAAGGCGCGGATGAGCACGCCTGGAAGACGACGGACGACCGCCGTGTAGGAAAATTCTGCGGGGCGATTCTATCAGACCTGCGTATAGGTTCCCGGGGAACCGCGTATACGCCTTCTCTCACCCAGCGCCGAAGCTGGCGCACTGCATAAGATGGATAGAATCGGCGGATAAAAATGCCGAAAGAGCAGCACTGCCGTGACGGGCGCTCGTGCGAGCCAGGTGACCGCTTCGCCATGTCCCGCCGCGCAGACTCGGACAACTCGTAAGGAACGTCAGAATCTGCAACAGACGGAAGATAACAGGAGACCGCCATGCAAAAAACCCGGGTTTTCCATTACTCCTCGGTCCATCACCCTGAAACATTTTGGCACCGTGAGGCCGGGCGTATCCATTGGGATGTGCCGCCTGAGACCGTTCTCGACTTCAGCCGGCCGCCTTTTGCTCGTTGGTTTGCCGGCGGCCGTACCAATCTGTGTTTCAACGCGGTGGATCGCTGGCTCCCCCAACTGGCGGATAGACAAGCGCTGATCTGGGTATCCACGGAAGTCGATCAGGAAAGAATATATACGCGCGCGCAGCTCTTCGATGAGGTCAACGCGGTGGCGGCCATGTTGCGGGAACAGGGTGTCGGGCCAGGCGACCGCGTTCTTATCTATATGCCCATGGTGCCCGAGGCGGTCTTCGCGATCCTGGCCTGCGCCCGGCTGGGCGCCATTCATTCCGTCGTCTTCGGCGGCTTTGCCTCGCACAACCTGGCCCAGCGCATCGACGATGCGCGGCCCAAGGTCATCGTGTCGGCCGATGCCGGCTCGCGCGCCGGCAAGGTGGTGCCCTACAAGCCGCTGTTGGACAAGGCGCTGGGCATGAGCCAGGCGCAGCCGGACGCGGTGATCCTGGTCGACCGCGGCCTGGCGCCCGTGCCCCGTGGCCCGCGCGACCACGACTACGCCGAGCTGCGCGCCCGCCACGAAGGCGCGCGCGTCCCGGTAGCCTGGATGGAGTCGGACGCCCCCAGCTATATCCTCTATACCTCCGGGACGACGGGCAAACCCAAGGGCGTGCAGCGCGACACCGGCGGCTACGCGGTTGCCCTGGCCGCATCGATGGAATACATCTTCGACGGCAAGCCGGGCGAGACATTCTTCTGCACCAGCGATATTGGCTGGGTGGTGGGCCATTCCTACATCATTTATGGGCCGCTCATCGGCGGGCAGGCCACGCTGCTCTACGACGGCACGCCGGTACGGCCCGACGGCGCCATCCTGTGGAAGCTGGTCGAGCGCTTCAAGGTCAACACCCTGTTTTCCGCGCCGACGGCGGTACGCGTGCTCAAACGCCAGGACCCGGCGCTGCTGCGGCGTCATGACCTGTCCTCGCTGCGTGCGGTCTACCTGGCCGGCGAACCGCTGGACGAGCCGACCGCGCGCTGGATCGGCGAAGGCCTGGGCAAGCCCATCATCGATAACTATTGGCAGACCGAAAGCGGCTGGCCGATCCTGTCGGGGCAACCTGGTGTGGAGCGGGTACC
Above is a genomic segment from Bordetella genomosp. 11 containing:
- a CDS encoding C40 family peptidase, with protein sequence MQRYDYRTLSFYRFLTHQARVLRLAAIMAGMAVLAGCANTATSRDTAYSGFEQDAYDAAWTTADSDDPIGMLLAQKMRRSGRTAASYPGAGGTTDNTVLAGEALNYLGIRYRTGGESPSTGFDCSGLVNYVAEQSLGLKLPRTAAEMYRVGVPVARNDLQVGDLVFFNTMGRRYSHVGIYVGEDRFVHSPSRGGVVRIERMDMAYWNKRYNGARRIDTTLVASARAQN
- a CDS encoding propionate--CoA ligase translates to MQKTRVFHYSSVHHPETFWHREAGRIHWDVPPETVLDFSRPPFARWFAGGRTNLCFNAVDRWLPQLADRQALIWVSTEVDQERIYTRAQLFDEVNAVAAMLREQGVGPGDRVLIYMPMVPEAVFAILACARLGAIHSVVFGGFASHNLAQRIDDARPKVIVSADAGSRAGKVVPYKPLLDKALGMSQAQPDAVILVDRGLAPVPRGPRDHDYAELRARHEGARVPVAWMESDAPSYILYTSGTTGKPKGVQRDTGGYAVALAASMEYIFDGKPGETFFCTSDIGWVVGHSYIIYGPLIGGQATLLYDGTPVRPDGAILWKLVERFKVNTLFSAPTAVRVLKRQDPALLRRHDLSSLRAVYLAGEPLDEPTARWIGEGLGKPIIDNYWQTESGWPILSGQPGVERVPTKFGSPSFPCYGFDARVVSETTGEDLGPGQKGVVVIVPPLPPGAMTTIWGDDERFVRTYFESIPGRQVYSTFDWGMVDDEGYWYILGRTDDVINVAGHRLGTREIEESISSHPNVAECAVVGVADDLKGQVAHAFVVLKEEPADRPAVAALEGDMMRVVEEQLGAVARPARIRFVSALPKTRSGKVLRRAIVAVCEGRDPGDLPTIEDPNALQKLKESLI
- a CDS encoding CysB family HTH-type transcriptional regulator, with product MNLQQFRFVRETIRRDFNLTEAARMLYTSQPGVSKAIIEFEDELGVKIFERHGKRIKGLTKPGLAVSQVIDRIMREVDNLKKVSDEFARRDEGGLVIACTHTQARYLLPRVIPAFRRQFPKVHLSLAEGSPGQLAEMVLHEQADLAIATESLALTPGLATLPCYTWEHTVVVRPDHPLAELTSSEAKRLTLAQLAAYPLVTYDRAFTGRTTIDEVFAAQGVHPDIVLEAIDADVIKTYVDVGLGIGIIAGVAYDPRRDSNLVGLPVGHLFGTHTTRIGIKAGVFLRDYVYTFIEMLTPALTRQAVLDALQGVKE
- a CDS encoding DUF2325 domain-containing protein, whose translation is MSTALSAVVVGADRLGNIPDLLKGHNIAITHHISGRDPSHQKRGLQLPSGTQLVILLTDFLGHNVMKTFRQSAQRSGIRVVACRRSVCSMQQALTQCGLCARAAG